Proteins encoded within one genomic window of Leptolyngbya sp. SIO1E4:
- a CDS encoding tetratricopeptide repeat protein, with protein sequence MSEGGCTNQQLLTLIRESGDRPTELTVIIALADTYSSLGQYPQAIDLLEQALEIAQSPAASQCPESFGLDSFFTK encoded by the coding sequence ATGAGCGAAGGGGGTTGTACAAACCAGCAACTCCTAACCCTGATCCGTGAGAGCGGCGATCGCCCAACTGAGCTGACCGTCATCATTGCTTTAGCTGATACCTATAGTTCCTTAGGCCAATACCCCCAAGCCATTGACTTACTCGAACAAGCGTTAGAAATTGCCCAATCACCAGCAGCAAGCCAATGCCCTGAATCTTTTGGGTTGGACTCATTTTTTACAAAGTAA
- a CDS encoding tetratricopeptide repeat protein, whose amino-acid sequence MPNHQQQANALNLLGWTHFLQSNYRRAIDFAEQAIALYREISDRSGEARALNHLGSAYVSLDQYEQAIDIYQQSLAIVHELGDQQTEVFVLGNLGETYRNASQYELAIDFYEQSLAIAREINHTSGELNALANLGSTYLSIGQYQQAINLYEQSLALSRQVSARAKEGILLNNLGVVYRNLGEHRRAIGFYEQSLAIAREVGNRQGESNALHNLGGAYQSLGQNERAIDFYEQVLTITREIGDRAGEGNALGNLGLAYSKQGQDERAIDFYEQHLGIAREIGDRPGEGRTLANLGRLLAEKDQSELAIVFLKAAVEVRESIRSDIRGLDTDLRQSFTNTIADDYRFLADLLLGQGRIPEAQQVLDLLKLEELREFTDITRATWTGSKLQYTDPEQDVIDAHSSLIALGSDVIVCEETNCAELNSLYDRLSTLTAQYNQQVEQFQETIRRNRSEDEIFQDPDSLSGEAEKLLSAYAQNGQQTVLIYPFVLEDKLWIVWAATGNVIGSVEVPVSQGELATTVQRFGELLNSPNQLAELQVTSQQLYDWIIRPLETELTANNIDHLIFVNDRVTRYIPMAALYDGEQYLLERYTLSTVLAPGLTDTEDRLTNIDESEVLGLGLTQAVADFSPLPAVSEELDAIVRSDDADATGVYPGQVFLDDDFTLDTLKENVINHRVLHMATHAAFVPGQAEESFIMLGNGDPLKIADIEAMERRLRNLHMVVLSACQTALGGTAGDGTEIAGISSYFLEVGRAETVIASLWVVADTSTSLLMQRFYELLASGELTKAEALRQAQLSLLYDEDTETRLAAARTAIAVTARDGRPPTTTGFNHPYHWAPFILIGNGL is encoded by the coding sequence TTGCCCAATCACCAGCAGCAAGCCAATGCCCTGAATCTTTTGGGTTGGACTCATTTTTTACAAAGTAACTATCGTCGAGCTATTGACTTTGCTGAGCAGGCGATCGCGCTGTATCGCGAAATCTCTGATCGGAGTGGAGAAGCGCGAGCATTGAATCATTTAGGCAGTGCCTATGTTTCTCTAGATCAATACGAGCAGGCGATTGATATCTACCAGCAATCTTTGGCTATCGTCCATGAACTGGGGGATCAGCAGACGGAAGTTTTTGTCTTGGGCAACTTAGGCGAGACCTATCGCAATGCCAGTCAGTATGAGCTGGCTATTGACTTTTATGAACAATCCCTGGCCATCGCCCGTGAGATTAATCACACCTCAGGAGAACTCAACGCCCTGGCCAACTTAGGCAGTACATACCTCAGCATTGGTCAATATCAGCAGGCCATCAATCTTTACGAGCAATCCTTAGCCCTCTCTCGCCAAGTCAGTGCGCGCGCCAAGGAAGGGATCTTGCTGAACAACCTCGGCGTGGTCTACCGTAACCTGGGCGAGCATAGGCGCGCCATTGGCTTTTATGAACAATCTCTCGCCATCGCCCGTGAGGTTGGCAACCGTCAGGGAGAGTCCAATGCCTTGCATAACTTGGGGGGTGCTTACCAATCCCTAGGCCAGAATGAGCGGGCCATTGACTTCTATGAACAAGTCCTCACCATTACTCGTGAAATCGGCGATCGCGCTGGAGAAGGCAACGCATTGGGAAATTTGGGCCTTGCTTACAGTAAACAAGGTCAAGATGAGCGGGCGATTGATTTCTATGAACAACACTTGGGGATTGCTCGTGAAATCGGCGATCGCCCCGGTGAAGGCCGTACTTTAGCGAATTTAGGCAGGCTGCTTGCCGAAAAAGACCAGTCGGAGCTGGCGATAGTTTTCCTCAAAGCGGCTGTTGAGGTGCGTGAGTCTATACGCAGTGATATTCGTGGTCTCGACACTGACCTGCGCCAGTCCTTTACCAACACGATTGCTGATGATTATCGCTTTTTAGCTGACCTCCTCTTGGGACAAGGTCGTATCCCTGAGGCTCAGCAAGTCCTCGATTTACTCAAACTAGAAGAACTCCGCGAATTCACCGACATCACGCGCGCCACCTGGACGGGTAGCAAATTGCAATACACCGACCCCGAACAGGACGTCATCGATGCCCACAGCAGCCTCATTGCTCTCGGGAGCGACGTGATCGTCTGCGAAGAAACCAACTGTGCCGAACTAAACAGTCTCTACGATCGCCTCAGCACCCTAACGGCCCAGTACAACCAGCAAGTCGAACAGTTTCAAGAAACCATCCGCAGGAACCGGAGTGAAGATGAGATCTTTCAAGATCCGGATAGCCTCAGTGGGGAAGCTGAAAAACTCCTGAGTGCCTACGCCCAAAACGGGCAGCAGACAGTCCTGATTTATCCCTTTGTTTTAGAAGACAAACTGTGGATAGTGTGGGCAGCGACAGGCAACGTCATTGGGAGTGTGGAAGTCCCGGTGTCTCAAGGAGAACTGGCAACAACCGTGCAGCGCTTTGGCGAACTCCTCAATTCACCCAATCAACTCGCAGAACTTCAGGTCACCAGTCAACAACTGTATGACTGGATTATTCGCCCCCTGGAAACGGAACTCACTGCCAACAACATTGACCATCTCATCTTCGTCAACGATCGCGTCACCCGCTATATCCCCATGGCTGCTCTCTACGATGGAGAACAGTACCTGCTGGAGCGCTATACCCTTTCCACGGTTCTAGCCCCTGGCCTCACCGATACTGAAGACCGACTGACAAACATTGATGAGTCTGAGGTGCTGGGGCTAGGGCTAACCCAAGCCGTGGCTGATTTCAGTCCGCTGCCCGCTGTTTCCGAAGAACTAGATGCCATTGTCCGCAGTGATGACGCCGATGCCACAGGGGTTTATCCAGGGCAGGTTTTCCTAGATGATGACTTCACCCTGGATACGCTCAAGGAGAATGTGATTAACCACCGAGTATTGCACATGGCCACCCATGCTGCTTTTGTTCCTGGTCAGGCTGAAGAATCATTCATCATGCTGGGGAATGGTGACCCGTTAAAAATTGCTGATATCGAGGCCATGGAACGACGTTTGCGCAATCTGCACATGGTCGTTCTCTCGGCTTGTCAAACAGCTTTGGGCGGTACCGCTGGGGATGGAACCGAGATTGCCGGTATCAGCTCTTACTTTCTTGAGGTCGGTCGTGCCGAAACGGTGATCGCCTCCCTGTGGGTGGTCGCTGATACCAGTACCAGCCTCCTTATGCAGCGTTTTTACGAACTTCTGGCTTCCGGCGAACTTACCAAAGCAGAAGCCCTGCGCCAGGCCCAGCTCAGCCTCCTCTACGATGAAGATACCGAAACTCGCCTTGCCGCCGCCCGCACCGCGATCGCCGTCACAGCCCGTGATGGCCGCCCCCCCACAACAACGGGCTTTAACCATCCCTATCACTGGGCACCCTTCATCCTCATCGGCAACGGGCTATAG
- a CDS encoding trypsin-like peptidase domain-containing protein, translating to MKLNHPASYSLLIALSAASALLTTSALTARAHTPIATLLSQVQQTAAEKIIAFGLTPNPEPYIPEGLSQSRNPNNDSRGTIGLGDDRIPMTSQNYPWSAIGRLQNPVDDTRIAICTGSLVTPDVVLTNAHCVIDPETNQVKPDITFKPNLINGRVEDEADVATVVDVIYGTDFSDSNAVPHPNDWAFAQLDRPLGNKYGTLSWTQLTLSELLNTYEGQLILAGYSGDFPENLPGRTAGVHDGCSILGEAEGNVLHDCDTFGGSSGGPILAFINDEFRIVALNSAERFEEGTLLSTGETIRAGIINYGVKIDPIIDFLNQANN from the coding sequence ATGAAACTCAATCACCCCGCTAGTTATTCTCTATTGATTGCTCTCAGCGCAGCGTCTGCGCTGCTGACCACCTCTGCATTGACGGCCCGGGCCCACACCCCGATCGCCACTCTGCTGAGCCAGGTACAGCAAACCGCTGCTGAAAAAATTATTGCCTTTGGCCTCACCCCCAACCCAGAACCCTACATCCCCGAAGGGCTGAGTCAGTCTCGCAACCCTAATAACGATAGCCGCGGCACCATTGGCCTCGGCGACGATCGCATTCCCATGACCAGTCAAAACTATCCCTGGTCTGCGATCGGGCGGCTGCAGAACCCCGTGGATGACACCCGCATTGCTATCTGCACGGGCAGCTTGGTCACCCCTGATGTGGTGCTCACCAATGCCCACTGCGTCATCGATCCAGAAACCAACCAGGTGAAACCTGACATCACCTTTAAACCCAACCTGATCAATGGTCGGGTAGAGGATGAAGCCGATGTTGCTACCGTCGTCGATGTCATTTATGGCACCGACTTCAGCGATAGCAACGCGGTTCCCCATCCTAATGATTGGGCCTTTGCCCAGCTAGATCGCCCCCTGGGCAACAAATATGGCACCCTATCGTGGACGCAGCTGACCCTATCAGAGCTGCTAAATACCTATGAGGGTCAGCTGATTCTAGCGGGGTATTCCGGCGACTTTCCCGAAAACCTGCCCGGACGCACCGCTGGCGTTCACGATGGCTGCAGCATCCTCGGAGAAGCCGAAGGCAATGTGTTGCACGACTGCGATACCTTTGGCGGCTCTTCTGGAGGGCCAATTTTAGCCTTCATCAACGATGAATTTCGCATTGTGGCCCTCAATTCTGCCGAGCGTTTTGAAGAAGGCACGCTGCTCAGCACAGGGGAAACGATTCGCGCTGGCATCATCAACTACGGCGTCAAAATCGACCCCATCATCGATTTTCTCAATCAGGCAAACAACTGA